In Hyalangium gracile, the following are encoded in one genomic region:
- a CDS encoding DUF4340 domain-containing protein has translation MKKGTLVAIGVFAVLLLLFLTTRERQVSEGVTKLELSGLEKDAISGLEFSGPRSATLRKEGDAWVVIDPAKPDTKHPADEVQVRSALDSLPALNSSELVTERAEKHAELEVDDAHGSKVRLLKGGQPVAELIFGKTARNGTYVRKAGSNTVFATPSRLGWIARREFNSWRKRDFMELKPEELAQVTVRPAGAEPYTLEAGDAGSWKLKEPAQPPADFRFDPQVARSMVHQLTSLSAQDFAQGLSDDKTGLAGPHDVLEARLKDGKVVTVHLGTQSDPRDAPDASLLKQRFSFADGAGTADSKVTLEDLQKVAATPEQEEDLRKVATRLMSDPAAFARLDTGGFAANPKDGAITLDDLNGASKTLGLVPVRKEGDAQLYMVSAPVAQGLRKRLTELRDLSLLSFDPQKVTRLSIQAGGKKTVVVKDGSTWKLTQPEKLPAGFEFDPSRVDAQLSELKGLRAARWLETPVSDADAGLGKPSAVVELTLEGGGTQSLRFGKETTSATGAAELFVKGAVDTAVYATHLGQRTRFEPGVELFKKLPTAPETTASMQGFESLPPDIRRQIEQQLRSGRSHP, from the coding sequence ATGAAGAAAGGAACGCTCGTTGCCATTGGAGTCTTTGCGGTCCTCCTCCTGCTCTTCCTCACCACGCGCGAGCGCCAGGTGAGCGAGGGCGTCACGAAGCTCGAGCTGAGCGGCCTGGAGAAGGACGCCATCTCGGGCCTGGAGTTCTCCGGCCCGCGGTCCGCCACCCTGCGCAAGGAGGGCGACGCCTGGGTGGTGATCGATCCGGCGAAGCCGGACACGAAGCACCCCGCCGACGAGGTGCAGGTGCGCTCCGCGCTGGACAGCCTGCCGGCCCTGAACAGCTCCGAGCTGGTGACGGAGCGGGCCGAGAAGCACGCCGAGCTCGAGGTGGATGACGCCCATGGCAGCAAGGTGCGGCTGCTGAAGGGAGGCCAGCCCGTGGCCGAGCTCATCTTCGGCAAGACGGCCAGGAATGGCACCTATGTGCGCAAGGCCGGTAGCAACACCGTGTTCGCCACGCCCAGCCGCCTGGGCTGGATCGCTCGCCGGGAGTTCAACTCCTGGCGCAAGCGGGACTTCATGGAGCTGAAGCCGGAGGAGCTGGCGCAGGTGACGGTCCGCCCGGCCGGTGCCGAGCCCTACACCCTCGAGGCCGGAGACGCCGGGAGCTGGAAGCTGAAGGAGCCCGCCCAGCCGCCAGCGGACTTCCGCTTCGACCCGCAGGTGGCGCGCTCCATGGTGCACCAGCTCACCTCGCTCTCGGCGCAGGACTTCGCGCAGGGCCTGAGCGACGACAAGACCGGTCTGGCGGGACCGCATGACGTGCTCGAAGCCCGGCTCAAGGACGGCAAGGTCGTCACGGTGCACCTGGGCACGCAGAGCGATCCGCGGGACGCCCCGGATGCCAGCCTCCTCAAGCAGCGGTTCTCGTTCGCGGACGGAGCGGGGACCGCGGACTCGAAGGTGACCCTCGAGGACCTCCAGAAGGTGGCCGCCACCCCCGAGCAGGAAGAGGACCTGCGCAAGGTCGCCACCCGCCTGATGTCGGATCCGGCGGCGTTCGCGCGGCTCGACACGGGTGGCTTTGCCGCCAACCCGAAGGACGGCGCCATCACGCTGGACGACCTGAACGGCGCCTCGAAGACGCTGGGGCTGGTGCCCGTTCGCAAGGAGGGGGATGCGCAGCTCTACATGGTGTCCGCGCCCGTCGCCCAGGGGCTGCGCAAGCGGCTGACCGAGCTGCGCGACCTGTCCCTGCTCAGCTTCGATCCCCAGAAGGTCACCCGGCTCTCCATCCAGGCCGGCGGCAAGAAGACGGTGGTGGTCAAGGACGGCTCCACCTGGAAGCTCACGCAGCCCGAGAAGCTGCCGGCGGGCTTCGAGTTCGATCCGAGCCGGGTGGATGCCCAGCTGAGCGAGCTCAAGGGCCTTCGCGCCGCGAGGTGGCTGGAGACGCCCGTCAGCGACGCGGATGCGGGGCTGGGCAAGCCGTCGGCCGTGGTGGAGCTCACCCTCGAGGGCGGCGGCACCCAGTCCCTGCGCTTCGGCAAGGAGACGACCTCGGCCACCGGGGCCGCGGAGCTCTTCGTGAAGGGAGCGGTGGACACGGCCGTCTACGCCACCCACCTGGGCCAGCGCACCCGCTTCGAGCCCGGCGTGGAGCTGTTCAAGAAGCTGCCCACCGCCCCCGAGACCACCGCCTCGATGCAGGGCTTCGAGAGCCTCCCGCCCGACATCCGTCGCCAGATCGAGCAGCAGCTCCGCAGCGGCCGCTCCCATCCGTGA
- a CDS encoding helix-turn-helix domain-containing protein — protein sequence MTTTTSAQGRPIGELLRMWRQRRGFSQLELALRAEVSARHVSFLETGRSQPSRDMLLHLAEELEIPLRERNTLLMSAGFAPVYPERSLEDPALKASREAVELVLAGHEPYPALAVDRHWTLITANRAVAPLLEGVAPELLTPPLNVLRLSLHPSGLAPRIVNLEQWRSHILTRLHRQIELSGDEKLTALLEELRAYGAPGGKASSPKTVQELDYAGVVIPMRLQSPHGVLSFFSTTTVFGTPVDITLAELAIESFFPADPATAAVLRRAAEGWARTDA from the coding sequence ATGACGACGACGACCTCAGCGCAGGGCCGCCCGATAGGAGAGCTGCTCCGCATGTGGCGCCAGCGACGTGGCTTCAGCCAGCTCGAGCTGGCGCTTCGTGCCGAGGTCTCCGCCCGGCACGTCAGCTTCCTGGAGACGGGCCGCTCGCAGCCGAGCCGGGACATGCTGCTCCACCTCGCGGAGGAGCTGGAGATCCCCTTGCGCGAACGCAACACGTTGCTGATGTCCGCCGGGTTCGCCCCGGTCTACCCCGAGCGGAGCCTCGAGGATCCCGCGCTCAAGGCCTCGCGTGAGGCCGTCGAGCTCGTGCTCGCGGGCCACGAGCCCTACCCGGCGCTCGCCGTGGACCGGCACTGGACGCTGATCACCGCCAACCGCGCGGTGGCGCCGCTCCTCGAGGGAGTCGCACCCGAGCTGTTGACGCCTCCTCTGAACGTCTTGCGGCTCAGCCTGCACCCTTCAGGGCTCGCGCCCCGGATCGTCAACCTGGAGCAGTGGCGGAGCCACATCCTCACCCGGCTCCACCGGCAGATCGAGCTCTCCGGGGATGAGAAGCTCACCGCGCTCCTGGAGGAGCTCCGCGCCTATGGCGCTCCGGGCGGCAAGGCCTCCTCGCCCAAGACCGTTCAGGAACTGGACTACGCGGGGGTGGTGATTCCCATGCGCCTTCAGAGCCCCCACGGGGTCCTCTCGTTCTTCAGCACCACCACCGTCTTCGGCACTCCGGTCGACATCACCCTCGCCGAGCTCGCCATCGAGTCCTTCTTCCCCGCGGATCCGGCCACGGCCGCGGTGCTCAGGCGCGCCGCGGAGGGCTGGGCCCGCACGGACGCCTGA
- a CDS encoding nucleotidyltransferase family protein, producing MKAMILCAGLGTRLRPLTERWPKPALPFLGQPLLRYHLAVLKAAGVTAVGINTHHLPEVMTDTARAECERARLPLHVVHEPVIQGTGGGIRGLRDFLSEDDFIVFNGDILFPVDLRPVVEAHRKSGAAATMVLMPMPENEKYAAVEMDAERQVRRIGGHGPGGTGLSPWHFTGVHVISPRVFDFMSPSGPEDINRDIYVRVMQAGLPVRGEVVQAYWSDLGTPSRYLATVRDVLFGRVPLEGLGKASPFVSAPRGQGNWWAHPEARLGAAKVAGPAYFGAGCELADSARVGSAVAVGEGARIGDGARLNRVAVFEDTEVAPGEELVEVLAWGAHRVPAPLAP from the coding sequence ATGAAGGCGATGATCCTCTGCGCGGGCCTGGGGACGCGCCTGCGCCCGCTGACCGAGCGCTGGCCGAAGCCGGCGCTGCCGTTCCTGGGGCAGCCGTTGCTGCGCTACCACCTGGCGGTGCTCAAGGCGGCCGGAGTGACGGCGGTGGGCATCAACACGCACCACCTGCCGGAGGTGATGACGGACACGGCTCGGGCCGAGTGCGAGCGCGCCCGGCTGCCGCTGCACGTGGTGCACGAGCCCGTCATCCAGGGCACGGGCGGCGGCATCCGCGGCCTGCGAGACTTCCTCTCCGAGGACGACTTCATCGTCTTCAACGGGGACATCCTCTTCCCGGTGGATCTGCGGCCGGTGGTCGAGGCGCACCGGAAATCGGGCGCGGCGGCCACGATGGTGCTGATGCCGATGCCGGAGAACGAGAAGTACGCCGCGGTGGAGATGGATGCCGAGCGGCAGGTGCGCCGGATCGGCGGGCATGGGCCTGGGGGCACGGGGCTGAGCCCGTGGCACTTCACGGGCGTCCACGTCATCTCGCCGCGCGTCTTCGACTTCATGTCTCCGTCGGGCCCCGAGGACATCAACCGCGACATCTACGTGCGGGTGATGCAGGCGGGGCTGCCGGTGCGAGGCGAGGTGGTCCAGGCGTACTGGTCCGATCTGGGCACGCCCTCGCGGTACCTGGCCACGGTGCGGGACGTGCTCTTCGGGCGCGTGCCGCTGGAGGGGCTGGGGAAGGCGTCGCCGTTCGTATCGGCGCCTCGGGGACAGGGGAACTGGTGGGCGCACCCGGAGGCTCGGCTGGGAGCCGCGAAGGTGGCGGGCCCCGCGTACTTCGGCGCCGGCTGCGAGCTGGCGGATAGCGCACGTGTGGGCTCCGCGGTGGCGGTGGGGGAGGGGGCTCGGATCGGGGATGGGGCGCGGCTCAACCGGGTCGCCGTCTTCGAGGACACCGAGGTGGCCCCTGGCGAGGAGCTGGTCGAGGTGCTCGCCTGGGGCGCTCACCGCGTCCCCGCGCCTCTGGCTCCCTGA